In one window of Reinekea forsetii DNA:
- a CDS encoding RNA pyrophosphohydrolase codes for MIDSDGYRPNVGIILTNTAGQVLWARRIGQDAWQFPQGGIRQHETPLEALYRELHEEVGLQASDVAILACTRGWLRYRLPKRMIRHNTLPICVGQKQKWFMLRMISDDTRISFDHSDDPEFDGWSWVSYWYPLSKVVSFKRDVYRQALAELAPRIHRPQVAHG; via the coding sequence ATGATTGATTCAGACGGCTACCGACCCAACGTCGGCATAATTCTAACCAACACCGCCGGCCAGGTCTTATGGGCGCGCCGTATCGGCCAAGATGCGTGGCAGTTTCCTCAAGGTGGTATCCGCCAACATGAGACTCCGCTCGAGGCGCTCTATCGAGAGCTGCATGAGGAGGTTGGGTTGCAGGCAAGCGATGTCGCCATCCTTGCCTGCACGCGCGGCTGGTTGCGTTATCGGCTGCCGAAACGGATGATCCGCCACAACACCCTGCCGATCTGTGTGGGTCAAAAGCAGAAATGGTTTATGTTGCGCATGATCTCCGATGACACTCGAATTTCCTTTGACCACAGTGATGACCCTGAGTTCGACGGTTGGAGCTGGGTGTCCTATTGGTACCCCCTGTCCAAAGTGGTGTCATTTAAACGCGATGTCTATCGCCAAGCCTTAGCGGAGCTCGCGCCGCGGATCCACAGACCTCAGGTTGCCCATGGCTGA